A single Verrucomicrobiia bacterium DNA region contains:
- a CDS encoding thrombospondin type 3 repeat-containing protein, with the protein MRAKILAIVALGIAMTLPARAATNSWTDGTGKWEFGSNWSGGAPSISDSADLITNAGNNTVTIDAVTTNSPSTLTINNLTVGTSNRLSLANAGTVTPLHILNAATVTTGGAITLTNSALQIDGLPVAGVPQLSVIDSLLSMSNSLVTASHERVDGLNSAGFMTMAGGTNVTRLLEIGATGNGTVRVNGGQLNVTNHVDSFVSGVIDIGASGQGQLSVSGGTVLASSVVLGNGAGTGTVWVSGGQLFVTNEQVTGYAPSPTILWAAGGGGQMTISNGSVTAGSELVDNGTLTMAGGTNLMNLLGIPLNGSKGTVLMSGGQLTVTNAEYVGYGSGQGIFTMTGGTNTTPLLDIGNGGTGTVSVAGGQFNVTYPQNPNAGSSGRIDVGDYTLGQLIVSGGSVLANYIAIANPTGTGTVWVTGGQLVVTNNSNLSSSGPGGFIDIFGGGSGQMIVSNGTVIANAVRVATNGTAFFSVVGGNVIVGDQTLTNGFRVGTSVGSTGIVNFTGGSLVVTQGVMSVGVNGVGTVTATNSTLDLGQTEVASGSNSAGTITLQDGATMNVSSNLIVASGVGATGAVTMTGGSLFVPNGTIGVGNNGNLTGGSGSAQMTIANASVTAKGVNLGSSAGGHGIMTIQPGAILHITGGCAACGLSYNEGILDGGTIDATNADMFAGQTHAGEFISSNGVATVRSAFIGFDNLGSMTEVGGTLNVLSNLVVGTSLGATGIVTMTGGSVFVTNGVFAVGNGGSLLSTGGVGHVTLSNGVVESASILIGDNFGSDANLTVAGTSTVRAHGGLRSNGIRTTVVNGGTLEVVLGPSPAFEDPILHDRIVISYLADGKMIVSNGAVRAPGLVVAASAGNTGTLELDGGITSVYSNMTIGLVGCGSTGIVKVAGGSLFVTNGGSAMLEVRGGTFTFSAGTVIVDRLVITNACARFIRTGGALVYSSLLLDPNQSTAGDGIPNGWKLSHGLDPFDPNLGSEDADGDGLSNLQEYLAGTDPTNSASAFRITSVIKTGSDVRVIWTMGSNKTNALQFANGGNYTTNFTDLFTVTNTVGTLTNYLDVGGATNIPTRFYRVRLVL; encoded by the coding sequence ATGAGAGCCAAAATCCTCGCCATTGTTGCACTCGGCATCGCCATGACCCTTCCCGCCCGCGCCGCCACGAACAGTTGGACTGATGGCACCGGCAAATGGGAGTTCGGCAGCAACTGGTCTGGTGGTGCGCCTTCCATTAGCGACAGCGCCGACCTCATCACCAACGCCGGCAACAACACCGTCACCATCGACGCCGTCACCACCAACTCGCCCTCCACACTCACCATCAACAACCTCACCGTCGGCACATCGAACAGGCTTTCGCTCGCCAATGCCGGCACGGTCACGCCGCTGCACATCCTCAATGCTGCCACCGTCACGACCGGCGGCGCGATCACGTTGACCAATTCCGCATTGCAAATCGACGGGCTGCCCGTCGCCGGAGTCCCCCAACTCTCGGTGATCGACAGCCTGCTCTCCATGTCGAACAGCTTGGTTACCGCCAGCCATGAGCGGGTAGACGGGCTCAACAGCGCCGGCTTCATGACCATGGCCGGCGGCACCAACGTGACGAGGTTGCTCGAGATCGGAGCAACGGGCAATGGGACCGTCCGCGTGAATGGCGGCCAGTTGAATGTCACCAATCACGTGGATTCGTTTGTCTCCGGTGTGATCGATATCGGCGCTTCCGGGCAGGGCCAGTTGAGCGTTTCCGGCGGGACGGTTCTCGCCTCTTCCGTCGTGCTTGGCAACGGCGCGGGGACCGGGACGGTCTGGGTCAGCGGTGGCCAGTTGTTTGTCACAAACGAGCAAGTCACAGGCTACGCACCGAGCCCAACGATTCTCTGGGCCGCCGGTGGGGGCGGGCAGATGACCATTTCCAACGGCTCGGTCACGGCCGGGTCCGAACTCGTCGATAACGGTACGTTGACCATGGCCGGCGGCACCAACCTCATGAATCTCCTAGGTATCCCACTGAATGGCAGCAAGGGAACCGTCTTAATGTCGGGCGGCCAGTTGACCGTGACCAACGCCGAATACGTAGGCTACGGTTCCGGTCAGGGCATCTTCACCATGACCGGCGGTACCAATACGACTCCGTTGTTGGACATTGGGAACGGCGGCACGGGAACGGTTTCGGTGGCGGGCGGCCAGTTCAACGTCACCTACCCGCAGAATCCAAATGCAGGATCTTCCGGTCGAATCGACGTCGGAGACTACACGCTAGGACAGTTGATCGTTTCCGGCGGCTCGGTGCTCGCCAATTACATTGCGATCGCCAACCCCACCGGCACGGGAACGGTTTGGGTGACGGGCGGCCAGTTGGTTGTCACCAACAACAGCAATTTAAGCTCCAGCGGACCGGGCGGTTTCATTGACATCTTTGGTGGCGGGTCGGGACAAATGATCGTTTCCAACGGCACCGTGATTGCCAATGCCGTGCGAGTCGCCACAAACGGCACAGCCTTCTTCTCTGTGGTTGGCGGCAACGTCATCGTCGGTGACCAAACGTTGACGAACGGCTTTCGGGTTGGAACTTCCGTAGGCTCCACCGGCATCGTCAACTTTACCGGCGGCTCGCTGGTTGTCACGCAAGGCGTGATGAGCGTTGGCGTGAATGGTGTCGGCACCGTCACCGCGACCAACAGCACACTTGACCTCGGACAAACCGAAGTTGCATCAGGCTCCAATTCAGCGGGCACCATAACTCTGCAGGATGGTGCCACGATGAACGTCTCCAGCAATCTCATCGTTGCCTCGGGCGTGGGCGCGACCGGCGCCGTCACCATGACCGGCGGTTCCCTCTTCGTCCCCAACGGCACTATCGGCGTGGGCAACAATGGCAACCTGACCGGCGGCAGCGGCAGCGCGCAGATGACGATTGCCAATGCCTCGGTCACAGCCAAGGGCGTCAACCTCGGCAGCAGCGCGGGCGGTCACGGCATCATGACGATCCAGCCCGGCGCAATCCTGCATATCACCGGCGGCTGTGCTGCGTGCGGGCTCAGTTACAACGAAGGCATTTTGGATGGCGGGACGATTGACGCGACCAACGCTGACATGTTCGCGGGTCAGACCCATGCCGGCGAGTTCATCTCTTCCAATGGTGTCGCCACGGTGCGCTCGGCATTCATCGGCTTCGACAATCTCGGCTCCATGACGGAGGTCGGCGGCACATTAAACGTGCTGAGCAACCTGGTCGTCGGCACCTCGCTCGGAGCAACTGGCATCGTGACCATGACCGGCGGCTCGGTCTTCGTGACCAACGGCGTGTTCGCGGTGGGCAATGGCGGGTCGCTCCTGAGCACCGGCGGCGTCGGTCACGTCACGCTGTCCAACGGCGTGGTGGAGTCGGCCAGTATCTTGATCGGCGACAACTTCGGCAGCGACGCCAATCTGACCGTGGCCGGCACCAGCACGGTCCGCGCCCACGGCGGCCTGCGATCCAACGGGATCCGGACCACGGTGGTCAACGGCGGCACGCTCGAAGTGGTGCTCGGCCCGTCGCCCGCGTTCGAGGACCCAATCCTGCACGACCGGATCGTCATTTCCTACCTGGCCGACGGCAAAATGATTGTATCCAACGGCGCGGTCCGCGCACCAGGCCTGGTGGTCGCCGCCAGCGCCGGCAACACCGGTACATTGGAGTTGGACGGGGGCATCACCAGCGTGTACTCGAACATGACCATCGGTCTTGTCGGCTGCGGTTCCACCGGCATCGTCAAGGTCGCGGGCGGCAGCCTGTTCGTCACCAACGGCGGCAGCGCGATGTTGGAGGTGCGCGGCGGGACGTTCACGTTCAGCGCGGGCACGGTGATCGTGGACAGGCTGGTCATTACGAATGCGTGCGCGCGGTTTATCCGCACGGGCGGTGCGCTGGTGTACAGTTCGTTGTTGCTGGACCCGAACCAAAGCACCGCAGGCGACGGAATTCCGAACGGTTGGAAACTTTCGCACGGTCTGGATCCGTTTGACCCGAACCTCGGCAGCGAGGACGCCGATGGCGACGGGCTGAGCAACTTGCAGGAATATCTGGCCGGCACCGACCCCACCAACAGCGCGTCGGCATTTCGCATAACCAGTGTCATAAAGACCGGCAGCGATGTCCGCGTGATCTGGACGATGGGCAGCAATAAGACCAATGCACTGCAATTCGCCAACGGGGGAAATTACACGACGAACTTTACCGACCTGTTCACCGTAACGAACACCGTTGGCACATTGACGAACTACCTGGATGTCGGGGGCGCGACCAACATACCGACTCGCTTTTACCGGGTGCGCTTGGTACTCTGA
- a CDS encoding thioredoxin family protein, with the protein MAFTLQIGDKALDFKLPATDGKTYRLADFDDARVLVVFFTCNHCPYVTGSDEVTRRTAEQFASQGVRFVGINSNSQNTYAEDGFPHMVARMEEKKFPWVYLRDESQDVARAYGALRTPHFYVFDQSRKLIYTGRGVDTPRDTSKMTVNDLERALREHLAGKPVSQPKTNPIGCNVKWDGKDAHWMPAEACDLV; encoded by the coding sequence ATGGCTTTCACATTACAGATTGGAGATAAGGCGCTCGATTTCAAGTTGCCCGCCACGGACGGGAAGACCTACCGGCTCGCGGATTTCGATGATGCCCGGGTACTGGTGGTATTTTTTACCTGCAACCATTGTCCCTACGTCACCGGGTCGGACGAAGTGACGAGACGCACCGCGGAGCAGTTCGCGTCCCAGGGAGTCAGGTTCGTGGGAATTAATTCCAACAGTCAGAATACGTACGCGGAGGACGGCTTCCCGCACATGGTCGCGCGGATGGAGGAGAAGAAGTTTCCCTGGGTCTACTTGCGCGATGAATCACAGGACGTGGCCCGCGCTTACGGGGCGTTGCGCACGCCGCACTTCTACGTGTTCGACCAATCCCGAAAACTCATCTATACGGGCCGGGGGGTGGACACGCCGCGCGACACAAGCAAGATGACGGTGAACGACCTGGAGCGGGCGTTGCGGGAACATTTGGCGGGGAAACCGGTGAGCCAGCCCAAGACCAATCCCATTGGCTGCAACGTCAAATGGGACGGGAAGGACGCGCACTGGATGCCGGCCGAGGCCTGCGATCTGGTCTAG
- a CDS encoding NAD-dependent epimerase/dehydratase family protein, which translates to MRVLIIGGTGLISRGIVKHLLARNAEVTVFNRAQREDTLPAGVKRLTGDRNQIADFERQFAAARFDVVIDMICFTPEQADSAVRAFRGRCEQLIFCSTVCTYGVKVPPQVLVDESFPQEPITGYGRNKLACEQIFRRAQEGRHFQVTIVRPSSTYGAGAPLIDNLEPNAVAWDRIERGQPVLCAGDGLGLWQSTHRDDCGKLFAYAALNSRTYGQDYNATRDEVLTWRDYHRQAAAALGKTAHLVFMPAAWIVRHDPQRFGLLHEITQFHGAYNSAKARRDVPEFKCEVDLTRGATETFADMRRRGVWRDSSGDSLYQTMIDEALATGIEPVQA; encoded by the coding sequence ATGCGAGTTTTGATCATCGGCGGGACGGGACTGATCAGCCGGGGGATCGTCAAGCATCTGCTGGCGCGGAATGCCGAGGTCACCGTCTTCAATCGCGCGCAACGCGAGGACACCTTGCCTGCCGGGGTGAAGCGACTCACCGGCGACCGCAACCAGATTGCGGATTTCGAACGGCAGTTCGCGGCGGCACGCTTCGACGTGGTCATCGACATGATCTGCTTCACGCCCGAGCAGGCGGACAGCGCCGTGCGCGCCTTCCGTGGCCGCTGCGAGCAGTTGATTTTCTGTTCGACCGTCTGTACTTATGGCGTGAAGGTGCCGCCGCAGGTGCTGGTCGACGAGTCGTTCCCGCAGGAACCCATCACCGGTTACGGACGCAACAAGCTGGCCTGCGAACAAATCTTTCGTCGCGCCCAGGAGGGGCGACATTTTCAAGTGACAATCGTCCGTCCGAGTAGCACCTACGGCGCCGGGGCGCCATTGATCGACAACCTGGAACCCAACGCCGTGGCGTGGGACCGTATTGAGCGTGGGCAGCCGGTGCTCTGCGCCGGCGATGGATTGGGCCTGTGGCAATCCACGCATCGCGACGATTGCGGCAAACTTTTCGCTTACGCGGCGCTCAATTCGCGAACGTACGGTCAGGATTACAACGCCACGCGGGATGAGGTCTTGACGTGGCGGGACTATCATCGCCAGGCGGCCGCTGCGCTTGGCAAGACGGCGCACCTGGTGTTCATGCCAGCCGCCTGGATTGTGCGTCATGATCCGCAGCGGTTCGGTTTGCTCCACGAGATTACCCAATTTCACGGTGCGTACAACTCGGCCAAGGCCCGCCGCGACGTTCCCGAATTCAAATGTGAGGTGGATCTGACGCGGGGCGCGACCGAGACATTTGCGGACATGCGACGACGGGGAGTCTGGCGAGATAGTAGTGGTGATTCGCTCTACCAGACAATGATCGACGAGGCACTGGCGACGGGCATCGAGCCGGTTCAGGCTTGA
- a CDS encoding ChbG/HpnK family deacetylase — protein sequence MNDREVVFIADDFGMSPEVNRAIVHAHRRGALHGASLMMGQPATEDAVRLARENPGLQVGWHLHLCDSQPITRVAWPWGESHSRAGWAIGLSSRARRLMRDEVRVQWELFQATGLPCPFVNSHHHLHAHPFVYSALLNVLPSQFKGWIRLGKPRFFTPQPGMVVFGITDKLFMEARRRRCPYRHSDTTWGLGRTFRMQAREVVDAARQLTGGLHEFYFHPRTVNNDADVQCLLELKACES from the coding sequence ATGAACGACAGGGAAGTGGTTTTCATCGCGGATGATTTCGGGATGAGCCCGGAAGTCAACCGCGCCATCGTCCACGCCCATCGTCGCGGCGCGTTGCACGGCGCCAGCTTGATGATGGGCCAACCGGCCACCGAAGATGCCGTCCGCCTGGCGCGAGAGAATCCGGGGCTGCAAGTTGGCTGGCATCTGCACCTTTGCGACTCGCAACCCATCACGCGCGTCGCCTGGCCGTGGGGCGAATCACACTCTCGCGCCGGGTGGGCCATCGGATTGTCCTCCAGAGCGCGGCGATTGATGCGCGACGAGGTAAGGGTACAATGGGAGTTGTTTCAGGCAACCGGCTTGCCCTGCCCCTTTGTCAACTCGCACCATCATCTCCACGCCCATCCATTTGTATACTCCGCGCTACTGAATGTCCTGCCATCCCAATTCAAAGGCTGGATTCGCCTGGGTAAACCGCGCTTTTTCACGCCTCAGCCGGGCATGGTCGTCTTCGGGATTACTGACAAACTATTCATGGAAGCACGACGTCGGCGCTGCCCATACCGCCATAGCGACACAACCTGGGGTCTTGGCCGGACATTTCGCATGCAAGCCCGGGAAGTGGTGGACGCCGCGCGACAACTGACGGGCGGGCTCCATGAGTTTTACTTTCACCCGCGCACAGTGAATAATGACGCCGATGTGCAGTGTCTATTGGAACTAAAAGCATGCGAATCTTGA
- a CDS encoding NAD-dependent epimerase/dehydratase family protein has protein sequence MFASRQFLITGGTGFIGRHVVRRLLVQGASVRLFCRTPEKARRLFGDQVEIARGDLCDRASIAAAIPGCNTVIHLGAAFQFGRKARRVNDETNVRGTKYLLEAGERSGIQRFVHVSSCGVLEGRHGLLSERDFPSDVGTRESYRRSKWLGEMAALEAARRGVPVTIASPTSPLGEGDEAPTPTGRIVQDYLRGRFPFSARVQLNFIHVADLAEGVLAVAERGQTGERYLLGHHNVWLDEFLRVLARITNRPVPRFTLPQPAITLAGAIGEALGSERICRETAAHARRRQWFDFSKAAGELGWSARTPMEAIALEAVQWFQGVTTSNTDLVLTESNVATS, from the coding sequence ATGTTTGCGTCGAGGCAATTCCTGATCACCGGTGGCACCGGGTTTATCGGCCGCCATGTGGTGCGCCGGCTGCTCGTCCAGGGCGCGAGTGTGCGTCTCTTCTGTCGGACGCCGGAGAAAGCGCGACGGTTGTTTGGTGATCAAGTTGAAATTGCGCGCGGGGACCTTTGTGATCGCGCCAGTATCGCAGCGGCAATACCGGGTTGCAACACGGTCATCCATCTGGGCGCGGCATTTCAGTTTGGGCGGAAGGCGCGGCGGGTCAACGACGAGACAAATGTCCGCGGGACGAAGTATCTGCTGGAAGCTGGTGAACGGAGCGGTATCCAGCGGTTTGTCCATGTAAGTTCCTGCGGTGTGCTGGAGGGCCGCCACGGATTGCTGTCGGAGCGCGATTTCCCAAGCGACGTCGGTACGCGGGAATCGTATCGCCGATCCAAGTGGCTGGGCGAGATGGCCGCGTTGGAAGCGGCGCGCCGCGGTGTGCCAGTGACGATTGCCAGCCCGACGAGTCCGCTCGGTGAGGGGGACGAAGCGCCGACGCCGACGGGAAGGATCGTACAGGATTATCTGCGTGGCCGTTTTCCATTCAGCGCGCGGGTGCAGTTGAATTTCATCCACGTGGCTGATTTGGCGGAGGGCGTCCTGGCCGTGGCGGAGCGGGGCCAGACCGGCGAGCGGTATTTGCTCGGTCATCATAACGTGTGGCTCGATGAATTTCTTCGAGTGCTGGCGCGGATCACGAATCGGCCGGTTCCGCGGTTCACCCTGCCGCAACCCGCGATTACATTGGCGGGGGCGATCGGTGAAGCGTTGGGAAGTGAACGGATCTGTCGGGAAACAGCAGCGCATGCTCGGCGGCGGCAGTGGTTCGACTTCTCGAAGGCGGCGGGGGAACTGGGCTGGAGCGCGCGGACCCCCATGGAAGCGATTGCTCTCGAAGCCGTCCAGTGGTTCCAAGGAGTGACAACATCGAACACGGATCTGGTACTGACGGAATCAAATGTCGCGACATCTTGA
- a CDS encoding glycosyltransferase family 2 protein gives MSRHLEWLLISWSLLAFCWWGIALWLVFRERRKTCSQKTGGSDAVQQNRPTLSIFKPIPSLHGAAPSSQLVGALESFVSQLTADTEMLLGIEDTEALSWEPVIAKWRQTYTEAKLNVIVAPRPAQFRSPKVSWFHHLARYADGEVWLWSDADIVAPARSLDAMRREFSESDAGMLTSPYVVRNAGSAPMMLEALFANMEFYPGVLFCRQMGPVRFGLGPAMMFSAARFRERAQWEKLGARMADDNALGRALAPVKISETTVATFAAESTWRDAVQHYFRWKKTVRWCQPAGFAGLIIIQPTLGWLLAILMHPLSAVAWLGFVATGQVEVLTAATLFWLIGCELRSWSAVILWSLLLRPLTWVACWMPWPVVFRSQKRKWWSLYHSVPLEGES, from the coding sequence ATGTCGCGACATCTTGAATGGCTGCTCATCAGCTGGTCCCTGCTGGCCTTTTGCTGGTGGGGGATCGCGCTCTGGCTGGTCTTCCGCGAACGTCGCAAAACATGTTCGCAAAAAACGGGTGGAAGCGATGCCGTCCAGCAGAATCGACCCACGCTATCCATCTTCAAGCCCATCCCGTCTTTGCACGGTGCCGCACCTTCCTCACAACTGGTCGGCGCTCTGGAGTCGTTTGTCAGCCAGTTGACCGCGGATACCGAGATGTTGCTGGGGATCGAGGACACGGAAGCGCTGTCTTGGGAGCCCGTCATCGCGAAGTGGCGGCAGACGTATACGGAAGCAAAGCTGAACGTGATTGTTGCCCCACGGCCCGCGCAGTTCCGCAGTCCGAAGGTTTCCTGGTTTCATCATCTGGCGCGATACGCCGATGGCGAAGTGTGGCTGTGGAGCGACGCGGACATTGTTGCGCCAGCAAGATCGCTGGACGCAATGCGGCGGGAGTTTTCGGAGAGTGACGCCGGGATGTTGACGAGTCCGTATGTGGTACGGAACGCAGGGTCTGCGCCGATGATGTTGGAGGCGTTGTTTGCGAACATGGAGTTTTATCCCGGCGTGCTCTTTTGCCGACAAATGGGCCCGGTGCGATTCGGGTTGGGACCGGCGATGATGTTTTCTGCCGCGCGTTTTCGCGAACGCGCCCAGTGGGAGAAACTGGGCGCGCGCATGGCGGACGACAACGCGCTCGGTCGGGCCCTGGCACCGGTGAAGATTAGCGAAACCACGGTGGCGACGTTTGCGGCGGAGTCCACCTGGCGCGATGCAGTCCAGCATTATTTCCGTTGGAAAAAAACGGTGCGCTGGTGCCAACCCGCTGGGTTTGCCGGGCTGATTATCATCCAGCCGACGCTGGGGTGGCTTCTGGCAATCCTGATGCATCCGCTCAGCGCGGTTGCCTGGCTCGGATTTGTGGCGACGGGACAGGTTGAAGTGCTGACGGCTGCGACTTTGTTTTGGCTGATCGGGTGCGAATTACGCTCGTGGTCGGCGGTCATTTTGTGGAGCCTGCTGCTGCGACCGCTGACGTGGGTTGCCTGCTGGATGCCCTGGCCGGTCGTGTTCCGCTCGCAGAAACGGAAGTGGTGGAGCTTGTATCATTCAGTGCCGCTGGAGGGAGAATCATGA
- a CDS encoding beta-ketoacyl-[acyl-carrier-protein] synthase family protein, whose protein sequence is MSERVVVTGVGAVTPLGLDFPTTWQRLVSGEEATAPVTLFDIAGCRCKQAATARLPDLPDLTPKKLSRLSRASRLALPAAREALANARLLNDRGRSRLAQLALSVSTTGGGMALGEQFLRAMLTQQRVSQQFFRVARYQAQNQVHDLHQHLGFRGPMTIVANACASGANAIGHGADLIRSGRCDCVLVGGFEALTELIYVGFDCLQAMSPERCRPFDVGRNGLMLGEAAAFAVLESEPHAQARGATILCELAGYGHGTDLHHLTQPHPNGVAAVAAMRQAINEADCRASDIGYVNAHGTGTPLNDSSEGAAIAAVFGEGGAIPSQLRISSTKAAIGHTLGAAGSIEALFAVAALQSGQLPPNLNVRQPEAVVAASLVKVGEQQTGMGATLTVNLGFGGSNAALVFKRYDQGATRRARGSGHRSPLELAICGMGAVLPSETPQRMKGLHAATGEHTVLCVDRTREPLATLQNESRVRRASPIALYMLAAAQQALAADPSISRDRLGIVATFNTGAVVATRRFFEGVVKSGQRFASPNVFPETVFNSPTSHVAAVLGVAGPCSSLVSDDTAWVNGISVAATWLANGLVEHVLVIGAEELDPIAIDAYRRAGWLSPPVRTGFVPSEGAGALLLRRAESGKGLRIAQWAEGFTYHKRCDALASAQECLAQFPTDVLRCRNAPHNWFHHVEEQLPGGKTLSLPYRGDAFVASAAWSTIDAAEATGREGRKILLPVWGLSGQCSALLLAAE, encoded by the coding sequence GTGAGCGAACGCGTGGTGGTTACCGGTGTCGGCGCTGTCACCCCATTGGGCCTGGATTTTCCGACCACATGGCAGCGGCTCGTGTCGGGCGAAGAGGCGACCGCGCCGGTCACTCTGTTTGACATCGCTGGCTGCCGTTGCAAACAGGCCGCGACGGCGCGATTACCCGATCTTCCCGATCTCACTCCCAAGAAGTTGTCGCGGCTTTCGCGGGCCAGCCGTCTTGCATTGCCGGCCGCGCGTGAAGCGTTGGCGAATGCTCGATTGCTGAATGACCGCGGACGATCGCGTTTGGCGCAGCTGGCCCTTTCCGTTAGCACTACGGGCGGCGGCATGGCGCTGGGCGAACAGTTCCTGCGGGCGATGCTGACGCAGCAGCGCGTGTCGCAGCAGTTCTTCCGGGTCGCGCGCTATCAAGCACAGAACCAGGTGCATGATTTGCACCAACACCTTGGTTTTCGCGGGCCGATGACGATTGTGGCGAACGCCTGCGCCAGCGGCGCCAACGCGATCGGCCACGGCGCGGATTTGATTCGTTCTGGCCGGTGCGACTGCGTGCTGGTCGGGGGCTTCGAAGCGTTGACGGAATTGATCTACGTGGGGTTCGATTGCCTGCAGGCCATGAGCCCCGAGCGCTGCCGCCCGTTCGACGTGGGACGCAATGGCTTGATGCTCGGGGAAGCAGCGGCGTTTGCGGTGCTGGAATCGGAGCCTCATGCACAGGCGCGCGGTGCCACCATCCTGTGTGAACTGGCGGGCTACGGACATGGAACCGATCTGCATCATTTGACGCAACCGCATCCCAACGGAGTTGCTGCCGTAGCCGCAATGCGACAGGCGATCAACGAAGCGGACTGTCGCGCATCCGATATCGGCTATGTGAACGCGCACGGCACCGGCACGCCGCTCAATGACTCGAGCGAAGGCGCGGCGATCGCTGCAGTATTTGGCGAAGGTGGCGCGATCCCGTCGCAGTTGCGCATCAGTTCCACGAAGGCCGCGATTGGCCACACGCTCGGCGCGGCGGGCAGCATCGAAGCCTTGTTTGCGGTGGCGGCGTTGCAGTCGGGACAACTCCCACCGAATCTGAATGTCCGACAGCCGGAAGCAGTGGTGGCCGCGAGCCTGGTGAAAGTGGGAGAGCAACAAACCGGAATGGGAGCGACGTTGACCGTGAATCTCGGGTTTGGCGGGTCGAACGCCGCGCTGGTTTTCAAGAGGTACGATCAAGGCGCTACGCGCCGAGCGCGTGGCAGCGGTCATCGATCGCCGTTGGAACTGGCCATTTGCGGGATGGGCGCGGTGTTACCATCGGAAACGCCGCAACGGATGAAAGGGTTGCACGCGGCGACGGGGGAGCACACGGTGCTTTGCGTGGACAGAACCCGGGAGCCACTGGCGACGTTGCAGAATGAGTCACGCGTGCGCCGGGCCAGCCCGATCGCACTGTATATGCTGGCTGCAGCGCAACAGGCGTTGGCCGCAGATCCTTCGATCTCCCGGGACCGTCTGGGCATTGTTGCGACCTTCAACACGGGCGCGGTTGTGGCTACACGGCGGTTTTTTGAAGGGGTGGTCAAATCGGGGCAGCGGTTTGCCAGTCCCAATGTGTTTCCCGAGACCGTTTTCAATTCACCAACCAGCCACGTGGCGGCGGTGCTGGGCGTGGCTGGACCGTGCTCTTCGCTCGTCAGTGACGACACGGCATGGGTCAATGGAATCAGCGTGGCCGCGACATGGCTGGCGAACGGGTTGGTGGAACACGTGTTGGTGATCGGGGCGGAGGAACTCGATCCCATCGCCATCGACGCCTACCGACGCGCCGGTTGGTTATCGCCACCCGTGCGGACGGGTTTTGTGCCGAGCGAGGGAGCCGGCGCATTGCTCCTGCGGCGGGCGGAATCTGGAAAGGGACTACGCATCGCGCAGTGGGCGGAAGGTTTCACCTACCACAAGCGTTGCGACGCGCTGGCGTCGGCGCAGGAATGTCTCGCGCAATTTCCAACGGACGTCCTTCGTTGTCGCAACGCGCCGCACAACTGGTTCCACCACGTCGAGGAACAGTTGCCCGGTGGGAAAACCCTGTCATTGCCCTATCGCGGCGACGCATTTGTGGCGTCAGCAGCCTGGAGCACGATCGACGCGGCGGAAGCAACGGGCCGCGAGGGACGGAAGATTTTGTTGCCCGTCTGGGGTCTAAGCGGGCAATGTTCCGCTTTGCTTTTGGCTGCGGAATGA
- a CDS encoding acyl carrier protein, whose protein sequence is MADVSLDELKKMVVENCVLKVKPDEIGEGTPLFGPGSVGLDSLDALQLTVAIEQQFGIVINDAQVARQALQSLGALRHWLAQQPGAGAK, encoded by the coding sequence ATGGCTGATGTCTCGCTGGATGAATTGAAGAAAATGGTTGTCGAAAACTGCGTCCTGAAGGTCAAACCCGATGAGATCGGGGAAGGGACCCCGTTATTCGGGCCGGGAAGCGTGGGGTTGGACTCGTTGGACGCGCTGCAATTGACGGTGGCCATCGAGCAGCAGTTCGGGATTGTGATCAACGACGCCCAAGTCGCGCGGCAAGCGTTGCAATCGCTCGGCGCCCTGCGTCATTGGCTGGCGCAGCAGCCTGGCGCCGGCGCGAAATAG